The Lutra lutra chromosome 15, mLutLut1.2, whole genome shotgun sequence genome includes a region encoding these proteins:
- the NUCKS1 gene encoding nuclear ubiquitous casein and cyclin-dependent kinase substrate 1 isoform X1, producing MSRPVRNRKVVDYSQFQESDDADEDYGRDSGPPAKKIRSSPREAKNKRRSGKNSQEDSEDSEEKDVKTKKDDSHSAEDSEDEKEDHKNVRQQRQAASKAASKQREMLMEDVGSEEEQEEEDETPFQEKDSGSDEDFLMEDDDDSDYGSSKKKNKKMVKKSKPEKKEKKMPKPRLKATVTPSPVKGKGKVGRPTASKASKEKTPSPKEEDEEPESPPEKKPSASPPPEKSGDEGSEDEAQSGED from the exons ATGTCTCGGCCTGTCAG AAATAGGAAGGTCGTTGATTATTCACAGTTTCAGGAATCTGATGATGCTG ATGAAGATTATGGAAGAGATTCAGGCCCTCCAGCTAAGAAAATTCGGTCATCTCCCCGAGAAGCTAAAAATAAGAGGCGATCTGGAAAGAATTCACAGGAGGATAG TGAGGACTCCGAAGAAAAAGATGTGAAAACCAAGAAGGACGATTCTCACTCAGCAG AGGACAGcgaagatgaaaaagaagatcATAAAAATGTACGTCAGCAACGGCAGGCAGCCTCTAAAGCAGCTTCCAAGCAGAGAGAAATGCTCATGGAAGATGTAGGCAGCgaagaagaacaagaggaagaggaCGAGACGCCATTCCAGGAGA aAGATTCCGGCAGTGATGAAGATTTCCTAAtggaagatgatgatgatagtgactATGgcagttcaaaaaagaaaaacaaaaagatggtcAAGAAGTCCAAacctgagaaaaaagaaaagaaaatgcccaaACCCCGGCTAAAGGCCACAG tgaCGCCAAGCCCTGTGAAAGGCAAAGGGAAGGTGGGGCGCCCCACAGCTTCAAAGGCATCAAAGGAAAAGACTCCTTCTCCCAAAGAAGAAGATGAGGAACCAGAGAGCCCTCCAGAGAAGAAGCCCTCGGCAAGCCCTCCACCTGAGAAATCAGGGGACGAAGGGTCCGAAGATGAAGCCCAGTCTGGGGAGGATTAA
- the NUCKS1 gene encoding nuclear ubiquitous casein and cyclin-dependent kinase substrate 1 isoform X2: protein MSRPVRNRKVVDYSQFQESDDADEDYGRDSGPPAKKIRSSPREAKNKRRSGKNSQEDSEDSEEKDVKTKKDDSHSAEDSEDEKEDHKNVRQQRQAASKAASKQREMLMEDVGSEEEQEEEDETPFQENSGSDEDFLMEDDDDSDYGSSKKKNKKMVKKSKPEKKEKKMPKPRLKATVTPSPVKGKGKVGRPTASKASKEKTPSPKEEDEEPESPPEKKPSASPPPEKSGDEGSEDEAQSGED from the exons ATGTCTCGGCCTGTCAG AAATAGGAAGGTCGTTGATTATTCACAGTTTCAGGAATCTGATGATGCTG ATGAAGATTATGGAAGAGATTCAGGCCCTCCAGCTAAGAAAATTCGGTCATCTCCCCGAGAAGCTAAAAATAAGAGGCGATCTGGAAAGAATTCACAGGAGGATAG TGAGGACTCCGAAGAAAAAGATGTGAAAACCAAGAAGGACGATTCTCACTCAGCAG AGGACAGcgaagatgaaaaagaagatcATAAAAATGTACGTCAGCAACGGCAGGCAGCCTCTAAAGCAGCTTCCAAGCAGAGAGAAATGCTCATGGAAGATGTAGGCAGCgaagaagaacaagaggaagaggaCGAGACGCCATTCCAGGAGA ATTCCGGCAGTGATGAAGATTTCCTAAtggaagatgatgatgatagtgactATGgcagttcaaaaaagaaaaacaaaaagatggtcAAGAAGTCCAAacctgagaaaaaagaaaagaaaatgcccaaACCCCGGCTAAAGGCCACAG tgaCGCCAAGCCCTGTGAAAGGCAAAGGGAAGGTGGGGCGCCCCACAGCTTCAAAGGCATCAAAGGAAAAGACTCCTTCTCCCAAAGAAGAAGATGAGGAACCAGAGAGCCCTCCAGAGAAGAAGCCCTCGGCAAGCCCTCCACCTGAGAAATCAGGGGACGAAGGGTCCGAAGATGAAGCCCAGTCTGGGGAGGATTAA